GGCCAACGGCTATCCGAAGTTCGTGGACAACACCTTTGTGAAGCAGGACAATCACGCGAGCTACCGGACCATCAAGAGCCAGTACTCCTCGTTCCCCAGCACCGGTGACTTCATCGGCAATAAATTCACAAATGGCGCGTCTGCGGAAAGCGTCGACCTCGAGTTCTGGGGACCCGGTAAAAAAGAGATCAAGGTGGGCTGGCACGTGGATATCCAGGTGAAGAACGCCTCGGGTGCTCCGCTCGGCGGCGCTTCGGTCGTGGTGAAGACCAACACGGGAGCGGTTATATTCAACGGCTCGACGAACGGAAACGGCAGTGTGCGGGCGGATGTCGCCCAGTACCTCCGGACTAATGTCTCCGGTGGTGTCGTTGTCCGCAAAGAGTCGAGAGTATCCAGGACCCCGCATACGATCGTCGTGACCAAAGACGGGAGGACGGTAACCAAGACCGTCACCGTTGCGGGAAATCAGACGGTGCAGGTGGTTCTGTAGTCGTACGTTCAACCGTCCGGGCAGTGCGGAGCGCACCTGCCCGGACCATCCTCTTGCCGGCCTCTCAATAAGTCTCTCACGTGCACTAAAAACCCTTCTCGCATCACCGCGTGCCTTTCCTTTTCTCAAAAAGGATGCCGCAGAACCCATGACGACCACGATGCTGTACCAGGCGCCGGCGATCGCTGCAGCCGTGCTCGCCCTCGCGTTTTCGGTCCATACCCTGGCGCGGCGTGAGCGGACGCCCTCCTCTTTTGCGCTCTCCGCCGCGCTCGCCGCGGGCGCCGCCCTCGAGCTCTTCGACCTGATGAGCGTGCTCGAGCCCCAGCGCCTCGCCCTCTGGAAGAGGCTGGGCATCATTGCGGAAGCGTTCCTTCCCCCGTCGTGGCTTTTCTTCTCGCTCACCTTCTCCCGTGACTGGCGCTGGAGATCGTCGCCGGTACTGCAGCGGGCGCTCGCCGGCGGGACGCCGTTCTTCCTGATCGTCGCGCTGCTCATCCCCCCGGGGGGCTTTTTCGCGTCACCCGATTTTGCCGCAGAGCGGATGCTCTTCCTCGGGACCGCGGGTTTCTTTTACTACCTCTTCTTTGTAGCGTATATGGTCGTCGCGCTTGCCACGCTCGAAGGCACGCTGGTCTCCGCGGGGATGACGGCGCGCTGGAAGATAAAGCTCCAGGTCCTCGGCGCCGGCGCAATGATCGCCGTACTGCTCTTCTACTACAGCCAGGCGTTCCTCTACCGGTCCATCAATATGAACCTCCTGCCGGTGCGCTCCCTCGTCCTTATGCTCGGGATAGCGCTCATCGCCTATGCGCAGGCGCGGCGCGGGAGCGGCGGCAGGGTGCAGGTATCGAAGCAGATGGCGTACCGCTCCGTCGTCATCTTCATGGTGGGGCTCTATTTCATAGGGCTCGGGCTCCTCGGTGAGGGGATGCGGTATTTCGGGGGGAGCGCCCAGAAAGCCCTCGCCCTCGCCCTCGCCTTTGTCGCCGGGATTGCGCTCGCCACGGCGCTCCTCTCGGAGACCTTCAAGCGTAAGATCACGGTGCTGCTCCACAAGCATTTTTACATCACCAAATATGACTACCGGATCCAGTGGCTGAAGTTCACGGACCGCCTCTCCTCTGCAGGGGCAGGCGAGGAGGTGCTGAAGGCGATGCTGCTCGAATTCTGCGAGACCTTCGGCGCGGAAGGCGCTGCCCTCTTCCTCTACGACAGGGGCAAGGGAGGGTATTGCAATACCCTCTCGCTCGAGATGCCCCCGGTCAAGACGGTCGTCGCTCACGACAGCGGGCTGG
This is a stretch of genomic DNA from Nitrospirota bacterium. It encodes these proteins:
- a CDS encoding carboxypeptidase-like regulatory domain-containing protein — protein: ANGYPKFVDNTFVKQDNHASYRTIKSQYSSFPSTGDFIGNKFTNGASAESVDLEFWGPGKKEIKVGWHVDIQVKNASGAPLGGASVVVKTNTGAVIFNGSTNGNGSVRADVAQYLRTNVSGGVVVRKESRVSRTPHTIVVTKDGRTVTKTVTVAGNQTVQVVL
- the prsK gene encoding XrtA/PEP-CTERM system histidine kinase PrsK, which translates into the protein MTTTMLYQAPAIAAAVLALAFSVHTLARRERTPSSFALSAALAAGAALELFDLMSVLEPQRLALWKRLGIIAEAFLPPSWLFFSLTFSRDWRWRSSPVLQRALAGGTPFFLIVALLIPPGGFFASPDFAAERMLFLGTAGFFYYLFFVAYMVVALATLEGTLVSAGMTARWKIKLQVLGAGAMIAVLLFYYSQAFLYRSINMNLLPVRSLVLMLGIALIAYAQARRGSGGRVQVSKQMAYRSVVIFMVGLYFIGLGLLGEGMRYFGGSAQKALALALAFVAGIALATALLSETFKRKITVLLHKHFYITKYDYRIQWLKFTDRLSSAGAGEEVLKAMLLEFCETFGAEGAALFLYDRGKGGYCNTLSLEMPPVKTVVAHDSGLVELMRERRWVVTAGDDRPPLTEEGSRFLRQHAFSFVVPLMANGVLEGFIAMGRPINASERYTYEDYDLMKTFGRHAAWALLNFRLADELARSREMETVGRIATFVVHDLKNLISTLSLVTENAHEYIDDPAFQKDMLRSLRTTMEKMRRLTMKLRNIEETPCLSLETADLSRVVAATVAMVSNGGVSVRARSVYARIDSEAIQKVLLNLILNALEATGGKGPVAVELGGAANAFIRVADAGCGMTEEFQRDRLFKPFSTTKRKGLGIGLYHCKHIVEAHGGRIDVVSEVGKGSSFTVHLPAAQETACVAH